A genome region from Bufo gargarizans isolate SCDJY-AF-19 chromosome 2, ASM1485885v1, whole genome shotgun sequence includes the following:
- the LOC122926837 gene encoding indolethylamine N-methyltransferase-like, whose translation MEFTGGEIYQSSFDPKAYLASFCSLGSGRDDILMFRLKKLFETFGPGGLRGDVLVDIGTGPAIYHLLSACESFSHIIATDFTDSNRQELGRWLRSEMGTFDWSETVKIVCDLEGVRDNWEEKGDKLRSRIQKVLKCDVTKTNPLDPTVIPPADCLITALCLETACTDIDAYFCSLRNITTLLKPGGHLVLIGVLGNSFYRVGEKKFFCLSLDEQTVRNAVMDAGHSIKDLELYYLPNPISCAHITDTYANIFLVAQKNLT comes from the exons ATGGAGTTTACTGGAGGGGAAATATATCAGTCCAGCTTTGACCCCAAAGCATATCTGGCCTCATTCTGTAGTCTAGGATCTGGAAGAGACGACATTCTAATGTTCCgcctaaaaaaattatttgaaacATTTGGACCAG GAGGCCTCAGAGGAGATGTTTTGGTTGACATTGGAACTGGACCAGCAATATACCATCTCCTCTCTGCCTGTGAATCATTTTCTCATATCATTGCAACTGATTTCACAGACAGTAATAGACAAGAGCTGGGGAGATGGTTGAGAAGTGAAATGGGAACCTTTGATTGGTCAGAGACTGTGAAGATTGTTTGTGATCTGGAAGGTGTCAG AGACAATTGGGAGGAAAAAGGGGACAAATTACGATCCAGAATCCAGAAAGTTCTGAAGTGTGATGTAACCAAGACTAATCCACTGGATCCCACAGTGATCCCCCCTGCGGATTGCCTGATCACAGCGCTATGTTTGGAAACAGCCTGCACAGATATTGACGCATATTTCTGTTCTCTGAGAAACATTACAACCCTGCTGAAGCCTGGTGGACACTTGGTTTTGATTGGGGTCCTTGGAAATTCCTTTTATAGGGTGGGAGAGAAGAAATTCTTCTGTCTGTCATTAGATGAGCAGACGGTAAGGAATGCTGTCATGGATGCTGGCCACAGTATTAAGGATTTGGAGCTTTACTACCTTCCCAATCCGATCTCTTGTGCCCATATTACAGATACCTATGCCAATATTTTCCTTGTGGCACAAAAAAATTTGACATAA